One region of Monomorium pharaonis isolate MP-MQ-018 chromosome 11, ASM1337386v2, whole genome shotgun sequence genomic DNA includes:
- the LOC105838468 gene encoding bifunctional 3'-phosphoadenosine 5'-phosphosulfate synthase isoform X2: MGIFVRPIVEISDSPKEVPTRDMDFRLQAQTIATNVSSQAHHVSRMKRGQVIGSIRGFRGCTIWLTGLSGAGKTSISFQLEEYLISQGIPAYSLDGDNMRTGLNRNLSFSKEDREENVRRIAEVAKLFADAGIITLCSFVSPFTADRRMAREIHENANLPFIEVFVDASLQVCEARDVKGLYKKARQGIIKSFTGIDQNYEIPTKPELVVNTENATVQQSTDVVIEFLQRRQIIPKTCGQLKQPVLELFVKKDRLDDVREEIKTLPTLEIGKIDVQWLQVLAEGWATPLKGFMRENEYLQVQHFNCLYYEKDVPINQSVPIVLAVSTVDKERCFDAAALVLRYQGKSLAVLRNPEFYRHRKEERCCRQFGTDDPGHPYVRLIRDSGDWLVGGDLEVLERIRWDDGLDHYRLTPNEIRTRCREIGADTVFAFQLRNPIHNGHALLMQDTRRCLEESGFKKPVLLLHPLGGWTKDDDVPLPVRIRQHQAVLEEGVLHEDTILAIFPSPMCYAGPTEVQWHAKARMIAGANFYIVGRDPAGIPHPDKSATPDGNLYDVTHGARILSMAPGLQNLQIIPFRVAAYDTKVKKMSFLEAERHEDFVFISGTKMRNLAKNGEDPPEGFMAPKAWEIIVKYYQTHT, translated from the exons ATGGGAATCTTTGTACGACCAATTGTGGAGATTTCGGATTCTCCGAAAGAG GTCCCTACAAGAGATATGGATTTTCGATTACAGGCACAGACAATAGCGACCAACGTATCGTCACAAGCTCATCATGTCTCTAGAATGAAACGGGGACAAGTGATCGGCTCCATTCGAGGATTTCGCGGATGCACAATTTGGCTAACGGGACTTTCTGGTGCCGGGAAGACTTCGATTTCTTTTCAACTTGAGGAATATCTCATTTCTCAG GGGATTCCCGCGTACAGCCTGGACGGCGACAACATGCGTACAGGTCTGAATCGCAATCTTAGCTTCAGCAAAGAGGATCGCGAGGAGAACGTGCGCCGCATCGCCGAGGTCGCGAAGCTTTTCGCAGACGCCGGCATCATTACCCTTTGCAGCTTCGTGTCGCCGTTCACGGCGGACCGAAGAATGGCACGGGAAATTCACGAGAACGCCAATCTGCCCTTCATCGAGGTGTTCGTCGACGCATCCCTCCAGGTGTGCGAGGCGCGCGACGTCAAGGGGCTCTACAAGAAGGCGCGTCAGGGCATCATCAAGAGTTTCACCGGTATCGATCAGAATTACGAAATACCCACCAAGCCTGAGCTCGTTGTTAATACGGAGAATGCAACCGTTCAACAATCTACTGACGTTGTCATCGAGTTTCTCCAGCGCAGACAAATTATACCGAAGACATGCGGACAACTCAAACAACCTGTTCTAGAGCTGTTCGTGAAGAAGGATAGACTGGACGACGTCCGGGAGGAAATAAAAACTCTTCCGACTTTGGAAATCGGGAAGATAGACGTGCAGTGGTTGCAAGTTCTCGCTGAAGGCTGGGCGACGCCTTTGAAGGGATTCATGAGGGAGAACGAGTATCTTCAA GTGCAACATTTCAACTGCCTGTACTACGAGAAGGACGTTCCGATCAACCAATCGGTACCCATCGTTCTCGCCGTGAGCACCGTCGACAAAGAGCGTTGCTTCGACGCGGCCGCGCTTGTTCTCAGGTATCAGGGCAAGAGCCTTGCCGTTCTGCGCAATCCGGAATTTTATCGCCATCGTAAGGAAGAACGTTGCTGCCGTCAGTTCGGCACGGATGATCCGGGGCACCCCTATGTCAGATTAATTCGTGATTCTGGTGACTGGCTGGTCGGCGGGGATCTGGAGGTGCTCGAGAGGATCAGATGGGACGACGGGCTGGATCATTACAGACTGACGCCAAATGAGATCAGAACTAGATGCCGCGAAATTGGTGCCGACACGGTTTTCGCTTTCCAGCTGCGAAATCCAATACACAACGGACACGCGTTGTTGATGCAG GATACCAGGAGATGTCTCGAGGAGTCCGGTTTCAAGAAACCAGTCCTCCTTCTTCATCCCCTAGGCGGATGGACCAAAGACGACGATGTTCCCCTACCGGTCAGAATACGGCAACACCAGGCCGTCCTCGAGGAAGGCGTCTTGCACGAGGACACCATTCTCGCTATCTTCCCTAGCCCTATGTGCTACGCTGGTCCCACAGAG GTGCAGTGGCATGCCAAGGCTCGTATGATCGCAGGAGCAAATTTCTACATTGTCGGACGGGATCCCGCCGGCATCCCACATCCCGATAAATCTGCCACGCCGGACGGCAATCTCTACGACGTCACTCACGGTGCGCGTATTCTTTCGATGGCCCCAGGTTTGCAGAATCTCCAAATTATTCCCTTTAGAGTAGCCGCTTACGACACcaaagtgaaaaaaatgtctttcCTCGAAGCCGAACGGCACGAAGACTTTGTCTTTATTTCCGGTACCAAAATGCGGA ATTTAGCGAAAAATGGTGAAGATCCTCCCGAAGGTTTTATGGCGCCAAAAGCATGGGAAATTATCGTGAAATATTACCAAACGCACACGTAA
- the LOC105838468 gene encoding bifunctional 3'-phosphoadenosine 5'-phosphosulfate synthase isoform X1 has protein sequence MDFRLQAQTIATNVSSQAHHVSRMKRGQVIGSIRGFRGCTIWLTGLSGAGKTSISFQLEEYLISQGIPAYSLDGDNMRTGLNRNLSFSKEDREENVRRIAEVAKLFADAGIITLCSFVSPFTADRRMAREIHENANLPFIEVFVDASLQVCEARDVKGLYKKARQGIIKSFTGIDQNYEIPTKPELVVNTENATVQQSTDVVIEFLQRRQIIPKTCGQLKQPVLELFVKKDRLDDVREEIKTLPTLEIGKIDVQWLQVLAEGWATPLKGFMRENEYLQVQHFNCLYYEKDVPINQSVPIVLAVSTVDKERCFDAAALVLRYQGKSLAVLRNPEFYRHRKEERCCRQFGTDDPGHPYVRLIRDSGDWLVGGDLEVLERIRWDDGLDHYRLTPNEIRTRCREIGADTVFAFQLRNPIHNGHALLMQDTRRCLEESGFKKPVLLLHPLGGWTKDDDVPLPVRIRQHQAVLEEGVLHEDTILAIFPSPMCYAGPTEVQWHAKARMIAGANFYIVGRDPAGIPHPDKSATPDGNLYDVTHGARILSMAPGLQNLQIIPFRVAAYDTKVKKMSFLEAERHEDFVFISGTKMRNLAKNGEDPPEGFMAPKAWEIIVKYYQTHT, from the exons ATGGATTTTCGATTACAGGCACAGACAATAGCGACCAACGTATCGTCACAAGCTCATCATGTCTCTAGAATGAAACGGGGACAAGTGATCGGCTCCATTCGAGGATTTCGCGGATGCACAATTTGGCTAACGGGACTTTCTGGTGCCGGGAAGACTTCGATTTCTTTTCAACTTGAGGAATATCTCATTTCTCAG GGGATTCCCGCGTACAGCCTGGACGGCGACAACATGCGTACAGGTCTGAATCGCAATCTTAGCTTCAGCAAAGAGGATCGCGAGGAGAACGTGCGCCGCATCGCCGAGGTCGCGAAGCTTTTCGCAGACGCCGGCATCATTACCCTTTGCAGCTTCGTGTCGCCGTTCACGGCGGACCGAAGAATGGCACGGGAAATTCACGAGAACGCCAATCTGCCCTTCATCGAGGTGTTCGTCGACGCATCCCTCCAGGTGTGCGAGGCGCGCGACGTCAAGGGGCTCTACAAGAAGGCGCGTCAGGGCATCATCAAGAGTTTCACCGGTATCGATCAGAATTACGAAATACCCACCAAGCCTGAGCTCGTTGTTAATACGGAGAATGCAACCGTTCAACAATCTACTGACGTTGTCATCGAGTTTCTCCAGCGCAGACAAATTATACCGAAGACATGCGGACAACTCAAACAACCTGTTCTAGAGCTGTTCGTGAAGAAGGATAGACTGGACGACGTCCGGGAGGAAATAAAAACTCTTCCGACTTTGGAAATCGGGAAGATAGACGTGCAGTGGTTGCAAGTTCTCGCTGAAGGCTGGGCGACGCCTTTGAAGGGATTCATGAGGGAGAACGAGTATCTTCAA GTGCAACATTTCAACTGCCTGTACTACGAGAAGGACGTTCCGATCAACCAATCGGTACCCATCGTTCTCGCCGTGAGCACCGTCGACAAAGAGCGTTGCTTCGACGCGGCCGCGCTTGTTCTCAGGTATCAGGGCAAGAGCCTTGCCGTTCTGCGCAATCCGGAATTTTATCGCCATCGTAAGGAAGAACGTTGCTGCCGTCAGTTCGGCACGGATGATCCGGGGCACCCCTATGTCAGATTAATTCGTGATTCTGGTGACTGGCTGGTCGGCGGGGATCTGGAGGTGCTCGAGAGGATCAGATGGGACGACGGGCTGGATCATTACAGACTGACGCCAAATGAGATCAGAACTAGATGCCGCGAAATTGGTGCCGACACGGTTTTCGCTTTCCAGCTGCGAAATCCAATACACAACGGACACGCGTTGTTGATGCAG GATACCAGGAGATGTCTCGAGGAGTCCGGTTTCAAGAAACCAGTCCTCCTTCTTCATCCCCTAGGCGGATGGACCAAAGACGACGATGTTCCCCTACCGGTCAGAATACGGCAACACCAGGCCGTCCTCGAGGAAGGCGTCTTGCACGAGGACACCATTCTCGCTATCTTCCCTAGCCCTATGTGCTACGCTGGTCCCACAGAG GTGCAGTGGCATGCCAAGGCTCGTATGATCGCAGGAGCAAATTTCTACATTGTCGGACGGGATCCCGCCGGCATCCCACATCCCGATAAATCTGCCACGCCGGACGGCAATCTCTACGACGTCACTCACGGTGCGCGTATTCTTTCGATGGCCCCAGGTTTGCAGAATCTCCAAATTATTCCCTTTAGAGTAGCCGCTTACGACACcaaagtgaaaaaaatgtctttcCTCGAAGCCGAACGGCACGAAGACTTTGTCTTTATTTCCGGTACCAAAATGCGGA ATTTAGCGAAAAATGGTGAAGATCCTCCCGAAGGTTTTATGGCGCCAAAAGCATGGGAAATTATCGTGAAATATTACCAAACGCACACGTAA
- the LOC105838467 gene encoding NACHT domain- and WD repeat-containing protein 1 gives MNLEVELIAGVVKGGPPPAHLPAPRLIKIFIVGERDDFPEERKQLLEVVGPELQSIYDDMGIEVLLVDMQYGAGDNPDVNPHLAESFLEEINASHRHSRGCFLLLLTGTNYTVGWVPTELKEATYRMLVAHCALLKDHYEHDGNSYILNANSMRTARREWQRDQEPKLRQTLRIATERALAEQPENQELRYILKSTAERQLDYGLNLDQQGLGIMAVIREWTGDNAPRCTAAAKGLWSRVQTTLPHENVLRFHVEHRDGGAIDADHDAHDEYLSKLRELVLDRIQQLVNASVEADPEIKSRKKMVQEVYAESMAHFALLRELPLADQRDETVERVKQLILAGKEHKHGPILIYGSKSSGKSSILARVYQDSPLWLAAPTLRVVRLCTATPRSSYSLELLRILCQHIGFLCGDNDGNLPRDASFDPLYLNNWFSLIIRRLDEHPLPDQLVILLDDLHRFHPLECDIVAALSWLPLTLPPGVHFVVTSALPPEGMRLTPLQKDRLRNPDILVDLSGRGIQTMPGVDAVFDRLEELVGLGAASRIASILACTEYGLSETEILELIMPTGGEEPLLLEESQFNFATWCLVRRTFAPWLKVRVMSGRLMFSWRAQCREVALRKYLSNQDVSRGYHAELAGLFFTENVDDNSEKSPPAENPAASSPPVKETPFQSAPQTQDVTYTLRHVEEAWLHLLRASDVDKLKKLAVCAFDFLLAGAQMISVSYLRCVLEHARRYLLERDLELVYYAVRKSSDVLTRDPLQLAAQLICWLRPVAEDGGDLVSRMVMAAMAWCDGYTAPLLVPLNGWLQPPLPLQIRAITCPQGVKLIEAAPSGQHVVVVPSQGDAQLWHVMSGQLVHTFKGHSSPISCLAVTYQSQYLLTGSEDTSIIVWDMKDFVMKRRICEHIAPVLTLTTALNNSVIVSGGEDSRIIATSLLTGEVLMKVDHHRGPVTTIRVDSAGEVLVSGSVDGTVCLWSLESFSLLNSIALPSPVIMLDVSADSVFLLAACEDEKLYLRSLATGTEIHTLRGHQGPVKSLCLAKDCRRAIAGGVEGRVSVFDMHSGKLIRTLPANPSANVTSVKVTEKDDFLITGGGGRVTYWSFRGEEPPPKPQKPGKQDSLQPHTAPISCLDISRDGAMAVTGGVDSLVNLWQLNTHELLSTMEGHIASITCIAFSASGLFVASGSEDKTVRVWGLTLGLVVATFRHQAPVTAVTAMLDGRRAVSSDRAGSIRVWAADSGTLIQSVCGPGRCFAVASDMRYAVCGSGDNQVRIISLGAGPEEKHQVSHSQDITCLVVTPDSQYLITGSRDMSLKVWQLAGGKLSQVLVGHTDHVTCVAVAVLDKSIVVSGSRDANLIVWDINTGADLHTLIGHLGYVTCVRLSGDGTLAVSGSEDKSLIVWDTKKGTSLSSIMLHVPVLGIEMSTDCSRIAVHLLEHKCMPIVCLHNTPAQYVKLPPYVAPRDLRPPGPKRPAKRLLKKEVSLDTYTWQRKYGHLTSGITVSSIEERLKRRFSVSASMEEISQAGLAGSQPGLGPEQAALAQSQHFDQLEALWNKQSPPPRPRGLVRTLTKQSSLQATRISDSEEEDIPD, from the exons CTGTTGACGGGAACAAATTATACCGTGGGGTGGGTACCGACGGAATTGAAAGAGGCTACCTACCGAATGCTTGTCGCGCATTGCGCCCTCCTTAAAGATCATTATGAGCACGATGGAAACTCTTATATTTTGAATGCAAATAG CATGCGGACCGCTCGTCGAGAATGGCAGAGGGATCAGGAGCCGAAGCTGCGCCAGACGCTGAGGATCGCCACGGAACGCGCGCTCGCGGAACAACCGGAGAACCAGGAGTTGAGATACATCCTGAAGAGTACGGCGGAACGACAGCTGGACTACGGCCTAA ATCTAGACCAACAAGGCCTGGGAATAATGGCCGTGATACGCGAGTGGACGGGCGACAACGCGCCGAGGTGCACAGCCGCCGCCAAGGGACTCTGGTCCCGCGTCCAGACTACCCTGCCCCACGAGAACGTTCTGCGATTTCACGTGGAGCACCGTGACGGCGGCGCGATCGACGCCGATCACGATGCACACGACGAGTACCTTAGCAAACTGCGGGAGCTGGTGCTGGACAGGATCCAGCAGCTGGTGAACGCGTCCGTCGAGGCCGACCCGGAGATCAAGAGCCGCAAGAAGATGGTCCAGGAGGTCTACGCCGAGAGTATGGCGCATTTCGCGCTGCTCCGAGAACTGCCGCTGGCCGACCAGCGCGACGAGACCGTGGAGCGAGTTAAACAACTTATCCTTGCAG GCAAGGAGCACAAGCACGGGCCGATCTTGATCTACGGGTCCAAATCCTCCGGAAAGTCCTCCATTCTTGCGCGCGTCTACCAGGACTCGCCTCTCTGGCTCGCGGCGCCGACACTCCGCGTCGTCCGACTGTGCACCGCGACTCCCCGGTCCTCCTACAGCCTGGAGCTCCTCCGCATCCTTTGCCAGCACATCGGCTTCCTCTGTGGCGACAACGACGGTAATCTGCCGCGTGATGCCTCCTTCGACCCGCTCTACCTCAACAATTGGTTCAGTCTCATCATACGCCGCCTGGACGAGCATCCCCTGCCGGACCAATTAGTCATTCTCCTCGACGATCTTCATCGTTTCCATCCGCTTGAGTGCGACATCGTCGCCGCCCTGTCCTGGCTACCGCTCACTCTCCCCCCGGGTGTCCACTTTGTCGTCACCTCCGCGCTTCCGCCCGAGGGAATGCGCCTCACCCCGCTGCAAAAGGATCGTTTGCGTAACCCCGACATTCTCGTCGATCTATCCGGGCGTGGAATCCAGACGATGCCGGGCGTCGACGCGGTTTTCGATCGCCTGGAGGAACTCGTCGGACTCGGTGCGGCTAGTCGGATCGCCTCGATTCTCGCTTGCACCGAGTACGGCTTGTCGGAAACGGAGATACTCGAACTGATCATGCCTACCGGAGGGGAGGAGCCTTTGCTCTTGGAAGAGAGCCAGTTTAACTTCGCGACCTGGTGCTTGGTCAGGAGAACGTTCGCGCCGTGGCTCAAA GTGCGAGTAATGAGCGGTCGACTGATGTTTTCCTGGCGCGCGCAGTGTCGCGAGGTCGCTCTTAGAAAGTATCTCTCGAATCAGGACGTCTCGCGCGGCTACCACGCGGAACTGGCCGGCCTTTTCTTCACCGAAAACGTCGACGACAATTCCGAGAAGTCGCCGCCCGCGGAGAATCCGGCGGCCTCTTCGCCTCCCGTGAAGGAAACGCCGTTTCAGAGCGCGCCGCAAACTCAGGACGTCACGTATACCCTGCGACACGTCGAGGAAGCGTGGCTGCACCTTCTGCGCGCCTCCGACGTCGACAAGCTAAAGAAGCTGGCCGTCTGCGCGTTCGACTTCCTTCTCGCGGGCGCCCAGATGATTTCCGTGAGCTACCTGAGATGCGTCCTGGAACACGCCCGACGGTATCTCCTCGAGCGTGACCTGGAGCTCGTGTACTACGCCGTGAGAAAATCCAGCGATGTCCTTACTAGAGATCCGCTTCAACTTGCCGCGCAGCTTATCTGCTGGTTAAGACCGGTCGCCGAAGACGGCGGTGACCTC GTCAGTAGAATGGTCATGGCGGCTATGGCTTGGTGCGACGGTTACACCGCGCCTTTGCTCGTACCCTTGAACGGATGGCTGCAGCCGCCTCTACCACTACAGATCCGAGCGATTACGTGTCCTCAGGGAGTTAAATTGATCGAAGCGGCACCATCTGGCCAGCACGTAGTCGTCGTGCCATCGCAGGGAGATGCTCAGTTATGGCACGTGATGTCCGGTCAGCTTGTTCACACatttaaag GACACTCCAGCCCGATCTCATGTTTGGCCGTCACCTACCAATCGCAGTATTTGCTGACCGGCTCCGAGGACACCTCGATTATCGTCTGGGATATGAAGGATTTTGTAATGAAACGTCGGATTTGTGAGCACATTGCACCGGTCCTCACTTTAACTACGGCTCTAAACAATTCCGTTATCGTGAGCGGTGGTGAAGATTCCCGGATTATTGCTACAAGTTTGCTTACTGGCGAAGTTCTGATGAAGGTTGATCATCACCGAGGCCCCGTTACCACTATTCGGGTCGATTCCGCTGGTGAAGTCTTGGTTTCCGGATCAGTTGACGGGACCGTATGTCTTTGGTCCTTGGAGAGTTTCAGTCTTCTCAACAGCATCGCTCTTCCTTCACCAGTGATCATGCTAGACGTATCCGCGGATTCAGTTTTCCTTTTAGCGGCTTGCGAAGATGAGAAACTATATTTAAGATCCTTGGCAACGGGCACAGAAATCCACACGCTTAGGGGACATCAAGGTCCAGTTAAGAGTCTCTGTCTGGCGAAAGATTGCAGAAGAGCTATTGCTGGTGGTGTTGAAGGCAGAGTATCCGTATTTGATATGCACAGTGGAAAATTGATCAGGACTTTGCCTGCTAATCCGTCGGCAAACGTTACTTCGGTTAAG GTGACTGAGAAAGATGACTTTCTGATAACTGGTGGAGGAGGTCGCGTGACTTATTGGAGCTTCCGCGGTGAGGAACCACCACCGAAACCGCAGAAACCCGGGAAACAGGATTCCCTGCAGCCGCATACTGCACCGATATCCTGCTTGGACATCTCCAGGGATGGTGCCATGGCGGTTACCGGCGGTGTCGATTCTCTAGTCAATTTATGGCAGCTCAACACTCACGAATTGTTATCCACTATGGAGGGGCACATCGCCAGTATTACCTGCATTGCATTTTCTGCATCGGGACTCTTTGTCGCATCTG GCTCTGAAGACAAGACAGTACGCGTGTGGGGTTTAACTCTAGGACTCGTGGTGGCTACGTTCAGGCATCAGGCGCCAGTAACTGCTGTTACCGCTATGCTGGATGGAAGAAGAGCGGTCAGTTCAGATCGTGCTGGCTCTATCAGAGTCTGGGCAGCGGATAGTGGAACATTAATTCAGTCTGTTTGTGGACCTGGCCGATGTTTTGCTGTTGCATCCGACATGAG ATACGCGGTATGCGGATCTGGCGATAACCAGGTGCGCATAATCAGTCTGGGAGCCGGTCCTGAAGAGAAGCATCAAGTGTCGCACTCGCAGGACATCACATGTCTAGTGGTAACGCCAGATTCTCAGTACCTGATCACCGGTTCTCGCGATATGAGTCTGAAGGTGTGGCAACTGGCCGGCGGTAAACTTTCTCAAGTGTTGGTCGGCCATACGGACCATGTGACTTGCGTAGCAGTCGCCGTGCTCGACAAGTCTATAGTAGTGTCCGGCTCCAGGGATGCAAATTTGATCGTTTGGGATATCAACACCGGCGCCGACTTACACACTCTCATAGGTCATCTGGGTTACGTGACCTGCGTACGACTGTCCGGTGACGGTACCTTGGCCGTTTCCGGAAGCGAGGATAAGAGCCTAATCGTCTGGGACACCAAAAAAGGCACCTCGCTCAGTTCCATTATGCTACATGTACCGGTTTTAGGAATCGAAATGTCTACCGATTGCTCCAGGATAGCGGTACATTTGCTGGAGCACAAGTGCATGCCTATTGTATGTCTGCATAATACTCCCGCGCAATACGTCAAGTTGCCGCCGTACGTGGCGCCGCGAGATCTGAGACCACCAGGACCGAAGCGACCCGCCAAGAGGTTGCTGAAGAAAGAGGTGTCTTTAGATACTTATACTTGGCAACGAAAGTATGGGCATCTTACATCag GTATTACAGTCTCGAGTATCGAGGAGCGATTGAAACGTCGTTTTAGCGTGAGCGCGTCAATGGAAGAGATCAGCCAAGCAGGTTTAGCCGGTTCTCAACCTGGCCTAGGTCCTGAGCAGGCCGCTTTAGCACAATCTCAACATTTCGATCAACTGGAGGCACTTTGGAACAAACAATCGCCGCCGCCAAGACCACGTGGCCTAGTCCGTACATTAACGAAACAAAGCTCGCTTCAGGCTACACGAATATCCGACTCTGAGGAAGAAG ATATACCGGATTAA
- the LOC105838469 gene encoding uncharacterized protein LOC105838469, with product MADYCPLCAKSGIKRRIKVFQINFEEALRACESEECTWPFGYEELKIFPRSALSCTWEEEPASPIEEDSGLALTELSLYTPPVTPGQELSKELTETVSTECSTNPPVEDKVGILPNKYDFITKESTDSNESPLLELIELGSINCIERKDSLTSEQIANGINVSRTLPKIISIEKTNINLKIISNTDKHDDRKVQSQSLTNAMDTVEIFTLSDGTCAELGLNMLHKTRDELKDESGELQSNIILDVNSVETRSMHSESETKMLVDVDIVDNTHSVNTTSESVGNISTNGDIDVILEDIINDENYIIMDINDDWLNSLIS from the exons ATGGCGGATTATTGTCCGCTGTGCGCGAAAAGCGGCATTAAGAGGAGAATCAAGgtatttcagattaattttgaagaagcatTGAGGGCCTGCGAGTCGGAGGAG TGCACCTGGCCATTTGGTTACGAGGAATTGAAAATCTTCCCTCGATCAGCTCTCTCCTGTACCTGGGAGGAGGAACCTGCGAGTCCTATTGAAGAGGACAGTGGACTTGCATTGACGGAACTCTCGCTTTATACACCGCCCGTGACTCCTGGACAAGAGCTCTCCAAAGAGCTAACGGAGACTGTAAGCACTGAATGCTCAACGAATCCTCCAGTGGAAGATAAAGTCGGAATCTTACCTAATAAATACGACTTCATTACAAAAGAATCTACTGACTCTAATGAATCGCCGTTGTTGGAGTTAATCGAGTTAGGAAGCATTAATTGCATCGAAAGAAAGGATAGTCTTACAAGCGAACAGATTGCAAATGGGATTAACGTTAGCAGAACACTGCCCAAGATCATTAGCATTGAAAAGActaatattaatcttaaaattatttctaataccGATAAACATGATGACAGAAAAGTACAGTCGCAATCGCTCACAAACGCAATGGATACTGTCGAGATTTTTACTCTATCTGATGGTACATGCGCGGAACTTGGTTTGAATATGCTGCATAAAACCAGAGATGAACTGAAGGATGAAAGTGGCGAGCTGCAATCGAACATTATACTAGACGTGAACAGCGTGGAGACCCGTTCTATGCATTCGGAAAGCGAAACGAAAATGCTAGTCGATGTAGATATTGTAGATAATACACATAGCGTAAATACAACGAGCGAGTCTGTAGGGAATATCTCAACAAACGGCGACATAGACGTGATTTTAGAGGATATTATAAACGAtgaaaactatataattatggACATAAATGATGACTGGTTAAATTCGTTGATAAGCTGA